In one window of Camelina sativa cultivar DH55 chromosome 15, Cs, whole genome shotgun sequence DNA:
- the LOC104747413 gene encoding pentatricopeptide repeat-containing protein At2g15980-like — MILIKRIIHPTRKPKPGSIALFTTVSSPPAPPPDPLISDAVSILSHHRSKSRWSTLRSLHPYGFTPSQFSEITLRLRNNPHLSLRFFLFTRRFSLCSHDVGSCSTLIHILARSRLKNHASEVIRLALRLADDEDEDEDRVLKVFRSLIKSYNRCGSAPFVFDLLVKSCIDSKEIDGAVMVMRKLRSRGINPQISTCNALVSEVSRRRGASNGYKMYREVFGLDDVIKVDECTKKRIGKVKPNANTFHSMMMSFYREGETEMVERIWREMDDEVGCSPNGYSYCVLMEAYCARGLMSEAEEIWEEMKVKGVVFDVVAYNTMIGGLCGNLEVAKAKELFREMGLKGIECTSLTYEHLVKGYCKVGDVGLATVVYREMKRKSFEAEGLTIEALVDGLCDRDRDRVVEAAEIVKDAVRESEFYPSRKCYELLIKRLCEEGMMERALSIQAEMVGKGFKPSQETYRAFIDGYGIAGDEKTSALLAIEMAESLKLRAEEER; from the coding sequence ATGATACTAATAAAGCGGATCATCCACCCGACCCGGAAACCCAAACCCGGTTCAATCGCTCTCTTCACCACCGTCTCTTCTCCGCCGGCTCCGCCACCAGATCCTCTAATTTCCGACGCCGTCTCAATCCTAAGTCACCACCGTTCCAAATCCCGATGGTCCACTCTCCGGTCTCTCCACCCTTACGGATTCACCCCTTCTCAGTTCTCCGAAATCACCCTCCGCCTCCGCAACAACCCTCACCTCTCTCTccgtttcttcctcttcactcGCCGCTTCTCTCTCTGCTCACACGACGTCGGTTCTTGCTCGACTCTAATCCACATCCTCGCTCGATCTCGTCTCAAAAACCACGCTAGTGAAGTCATACGTCTCGCTCTCCGCTTAGccgacgacgaagacgaagacgaagacagAGTCTTGAAAGTGTTCCGTTCGTTGATCAAGAGTTACAATCGATGTGGGTCTGCTCCGTTTGTGTTTGATCTTTTGGTAAAATCGTGTATTGATTCGAAAGAGATCGATGGAGCTGTGATGGTAATGAGGAAATTGAGGTCTAGAGGAATCAATCCACAGATTAGTACTTGTAACGCTTTGGTTTCAGAGGTCTCTAGGCGTAGAGGTGCTTCTAATGGTTATAAGATGTATAGAGAAGTGTTTGGTTTAGATGATGTTATTAAGGTAGATGAATGTACTAAGAAGAGGATAGGTAAGGTTAAGCCGAATGCGAACACGTTCCATTCgatgatgatgagtttttaTAGAGAAGGTGAGACTGAGATGGTGGAGAGGATTTGGAGAGAAATGGATGATGAAGTTGGATGTTCTCCCAATGGTTATAGTTATTGTGTTTTGATGGAGGCGTATTGTGCACGAGGTTTGATGAGTGAAGCTGAGGAGATATGGGAAGAGATGAAGGTGAAAGGAGTTGTTTTTGATGTTGTGGCTTATAACACTATGATTGGTGGGCTTTGTGGTAACTTAGAGGTTGCGAAAGCTAAGGAGCTTTTTCGAGAAATGGGATTGAAGGGGATTGAGTGTACTTCTTTAACCTATGAGCATCTTGTTAAGGGGTATTGTAAAGTGGGGGATGTTGGTTTGGCTACGGTTGTTTATAGGGAGATGAAAAGGAAGAGTTTTGAGGCAGAGGGTTTAACCATCGAGGCGTTAGTGGATGGACTATGTGATAGGGATAGAGACAGGGTTGTTGAAGCTGCGGAGATCGTTAAGGATGCGGTGAGAGAATCTGAGTTTTATCCTAGTCGAAAGTGTTATGAGTTGTTGATAAAGAGGTTGTGTGAAGAAGGAATGATGGAGAGAGCATTGAGCATTCAGGCTGAGATGGTGGGGAAAGGCTTTAAGCCGAGTCAAGAGACATATAGAGCTTTCATCGACGGGTATGGAATAGCAGGTGATGAAAAAACATCTGCATTGTTGGCTATTGAAATGGCTGAATCACTCAAGCTAAGAGCAGAGGAAGAAAGATAG
- the LOC104747412 gene encoding cold-regulated 413 plasma membrane protein 1, producing MNLKSFRSDHGTLHSMIGTDFNELTIAAKNLAAHTFTLTGLGFGTSVLEWVASIAAIYLLVLDRTNWKTNMLTSLLIPYIFFSAPSLIFGIFRGEIGKWIAFVAVIVQLFFPKHAKEYLELPVALVLIAVVAPNLIAGTFRDSWIGLAICLGIGCYLLQEHIRASGGFRNAFTKANGISNTVGIICLVVFPVWALIF from the exons ATGAATCTCAAGTCGTTTAGGAGCGACCATGGAACCCTTCATTCTATGATCGGAACCGATTTCAACGAGCTCACTATCGCTGCTAAGAACCTAGCTGCCCACACCTTCACGCTCACTGGTTTAGGCTTTGGTACCTCTGTCCTCGAATGGGTTGCTTCTATCGCCGCCAT ATACTTGTTGGTGTTGGATCGAACCAATTGGAAAACGAATATGCTCACATCACTTCTTATTCCTTACATCTTCTTCAGTGCTCCTTCCTTGATCTTTGGTATTTTCAG AGGAGAAATCGGTAAATGGATTGCGTTTGTAGCTGTTATTGTACAACTCTTCTTTCCTAAACACGCCAAAG AGTACTTGGAATTACCGGTGGCTTTGGTTCTGATCGCCGTCGTGGCACCTAATTTAATTGCCGGCACGTTCAGAGACAGTTGGATTGGTTTAGCCATTTGCTTAGGAATTGGATGTTACTTGCTTCAAGAACATATTAGAGCTTCAGGTGGTTTCAGAAACGCCTTCACTAAAGCCAACGGTATCTCCAACACCGTCGGGATCATTTGTCTCGTTGTCTTCCCCGTTTGGGCTCTTATCTTTTAA